A genomic window from Bdellovibrio sp. SKB1291214 includes:
- a CDS encoding DUF692 domain-containing protein produces MKYQTSNFKVGMGLNPSHFSFLEQQPLTDVTWFEASSEDYMSPLSRSMEVLKKLRHDYPIALHGSHLNIGNPDGVDATYIQELRNLIERVEPFVVSDHLCWTGVSTHNMHSFLPLPLNQETMQLVSNNIDSVQNQLKTSIALENIATYVNYAHSDQSEFEFLSELARATGCGLVLDLGALYVNAMNHGFCPRKQLQSLPLNQVVQVHLSGPTETESHWLDRKASEVTRPVWDLFKIVAPYIRHLPVGIERQRNIPDFSDLEMEVIKASFILENNNENQRSSAFV; encoded by the coding sequence ATGAAGTATCAAACATCAAACTTCAAAGTGGGAATGGGCTTAAACCCTTCCCATTTTTCTTTTTTAGAACAACAGCCTTTGACAGACGTCACATGGTTTGAAGCTTCCAGTGAAGATTATATGTCTCCCCTGAGCCGTTCCATGGAAGTGTTAAAAAAACTTCGCCATGACTATCCCATTGCTTTACATGGGTCTCACTTAAATATCGGCAATCCGGATGGGGTTGATGCCACCTATATTCAAGAATTGCGAAATTTGATTGAACGAGTGGAACCATTCGTCGTTTCAGATCATCTTTGCTGGACCGGTGTTAGTACTCACAACATGCATAGTTTTTTGCCACTTCCTTTAAATCAAGAAACTATGCAACTGGTAAGCAATAATATTGATTCTGTTCAGAACCAGCTTAAAACATCCATCGCCCTTGAGAACATAGCGACCTATGTGAACTATGCTCACAGTGATCAAAGCGAGTTTGAATTCCTGAGTGAACTTGCACGCGCCACCGGATGCGGATTGGTATTAGATCTCGGTGCTCTCTACGTAAATGCAATGAACCATGGATTCTGTCCGCGCAAACAATTGCAAAGTTTGCCACTGAATCAAGTCGTACAAGTTCATTTATCGGGGCCTACCGAAACGGAATCACATTGGTTGGACAGGAAAGCGTCTGAGGTGACCAGACCTGTCTGGGATCTATTCAAAATCGTGGCACCTTATATCCGACATCTGCCGGTCGGAATTGAAAGACAGCGCAATATTCCCGATTTTAGCGATCTCGAAATGGAAGTGATCAAAGCCTCTTTTATCTTGGAGAACAATAATGAAAACCAGCGAAGCTCAGCATTTGTTTAA
- a CDS encoding YceI family protein — MHYKRVQTLLILTAFLSTPAWAAKFNIDPAHTSVTFKVPHMVVSKVKGSFTKFEGSFDFDEKSQKLDNVVVKIQADSINTNQADRDKHLKSPDFLDVAKFPAIEFKSSKTEYDTAKPKKVQGKVTIHGVTKDVTLDVDYKGAVTDPMGNRRIGFEIETKLNRKDFGLVWNKALETGGVVVGDNVDVEIEGEAIVPGKAK, encoded by the coding sequence ATGCACTACAAAAGAGTCCAAACTCTCTTGATCCTAACTGCATTTCTATCAACCCCTGCCTGGGCCGCAAAATTCAACATTGACCCTGCCCACACAAGCGTTACTTTCAAAGTACCCCACATGGTGGTTTCAAAAGTAAAAGGATCATTCACCAAATTCGAAGGCAGTTTCGATTTTGATGAAAAGTCTCAAAAACTGGATAACGTGGTTGTAAAAATCCAAGCGGATTCTATAAACACCAATCAAGCCGATCGCGATAAACATTTAAAAAGTCCTGATTTCTTAGACGTCGCCAAGTTTCCAGCAATTGAATTCAAAAGCAGCAAAACGGAATACGACACGGCCAAACCCAAAAAAGTTCAAGGCAAGGTCACTATTCATGGCGTGACAAAAGATGTGACACTGGATGTGGATTACAAAGGTGCCGTCACAGACCCCATGGGCAATCGCCGCATCGGATTTGAAATCGAAACCAAACTAAACAGAAAAGATTTCGGCTTGGTGTGGAATAAAGCACTTGAAACAGGAGGCGTCGTGGTTGGTGACAATGTTGACGTGGAAATCGAAGGCGAAGCCATCGTACCAGGAAAAGCCAAATGA
- a CDS encoding winged helix-turn-helix transcriptional regulator, which yields MSKVDDFFEERIEGMISKIRRKPLFDETCIFSLGARLLGDKWTIIILVILMEGKKRYSELQRQIPTISPKMLAQTLKKLEQLDLVKRQVYPEVPPRVEYELTSFGKSVRPAITILCEWSVEHDSKIRRVAKNVE from the coding sequence ATGAGTAAAGTGGATGATTTTTTTGAAGAGCGGATCGAGGGGATGATTTCTAAGATCCGTAGGAAGCCTTTGTTCGATGAGACTTGTATTTTTAGTCTTGGGGCGCGGTTGCTTGGGGATAAGTGGACTATTATTATTTTGGTTATTTTGATGGAAGGGAAGAAGCGCTATAGCGAGTTGCAGCGACAGATTCCTACGATATCTCCCAAGATGTTGGCGCAAACTCTTAAGAAGCTTGAACAGTTGGATTTGGTGAAGCGTCAGGTGTATCCTGAAGTACCTCCGCGAGTTGAGTATGAGCTGACTTCGTTTGGTAAAAGTGTTCGACCGGCAATTACCATATTGTGTGAGTGGTCGGTAGAGCATGACTCTAAAATCCGCCGGGTTGCTAAAAATGTAGAATAA
- a CDS encoding nuclear transport factor 2 family protein — MKTKEELRQQAQNTFQAHLDNLSSGKVDEWVNLWAEDGVLEFPFKLPVYPGQVEGKAMIREYMRHFPETIKLEFSKPTFHLTEDPELVVAEFTAKGHMLANGNPYNQTYISLVYTKDGKITRYKDFWDPLVAMTALGENNNYQGAIATL; from the coding sequence ATGAAAACCAAAGAAGAACTCAGACAACAAGCACAAAACACATTTCAAGCCCATTTAGATAATCTCTCATCCGGCAAAGTAGATGAGTGGGTGAATCTGTGGGCGGAGGATGGAGTGCTAGAATTCCCTTTTAAATTGCCGGTCTATCCAGGACAAGTTGAAGGCAAGGCCATGATCCGTGAATACATGCGACACTTCCCAGAAACCATCAAACTGGAATTCTCGAAGCCGACTTTTCATTTAACTGAAGACCCAGAACTGGTCGTGGCAGAGTTCACCGCGAAAGGGCACATGCTGGCCAATGGCAACCCTTACAATCAGACCTACATCTCACTGGTCTACACCAAAGACGGAAAAATCACACGCTACAAAGATTTCTGGGATCCACTCGTAGCCATGACTGCGCTTGGAGAAAACAACAACTATCAAGGCGCTATCGCCACGCTTTAA